agtaaaaaatttattaaattcatgtgATATTGCATTTGGTTCAAATATAACagtgttattaattttaatcatttgtgGTAGAAAACCtaagcatgatttttttttcccagTAATTTGCTTCATTATTTCCCAAATGCgctttgtgttatttttaaatttgttaattaattctgtataataatttttttttaagtttttacgaattttctcaaacaaatatttataatttttgtaaattttttcgtttgcagttgtttttgttttaagaaaagttatatacaacttttgtttgattttcgatgatttttttaatcccTTGGTAATCCAAGGAGAGTTCAAACTCTTAGGTTTTGCAATTATTTCGACAAAGGGAAAGTTTGCGTCATATAccgaataaaaagttttgaaaaaagtttcatatatgTCATTTGCATTatcattaatgtttatattactCCAATTTAGTAAAGATAGCTGGTCTTTGAATGAGTTAAAGTTATTCTGATTAAAAATTcgtttctttattaatttttttttgtcaatttttttttctgtataggTGTTAATTGAAACGAAAATGGGAAAATGGTCTgttatatcagtttttaaaatacctttttgcaaatcattattaaatatatctgtTGAAATAATGTTATCAATTAGAGTCGCTGAGTTTTTTGTTACTCTAGTAGGTCGATTGATGAGGGGGATTGatcctgtttcaaaaattgcgtcataaaaacattttactttgtagtcattattataaagaaaacaattcatattaaagtccccaagtaaaatattttttttcttttccgcgtcgccttttttaataatttgttgtaaaaacatgctTAGGTTTTCGCTCACGCCACCAGGTGGCCGGTAACAACAGCTAATCAataggttttttgtttttttgttttcaatttcaattgttaaaacttctttatcgcAGTCAGAAACGCTCAACTCGCTTCTAAGTATAAGCCTTAGTGTTTCATGTGCGTAAATTAAAATTCCACCACCTCGTTTGTTTGTTTGTCTCTCTAATGAAATTATGTTAAAGTGCGGGATTTGAAAAGCGCTATTTAGATCTTTTAAAGTTATCCAAGTTTCTGTTAGgcatattatattaaaaagatttttggttTCTTCtaatagatttaaaagtttttcaaagttaCGATTTAAACTTCTTATGTTGAGGTGGAGAATTCTAATTTGATTAGAATTTTTGTCAATaacattcttaaaaagaaaccctTCTAATTCGCTTGGAAAAAGATACGAACAATCTGAAAAATTCTCAGAATAAAAATTACTGTCGGGATCTAAGTTTTCATCCaaggaaaaaaattctttttcaaagaaattaaaagcaagagattcaaaattatttaatgcagccatgattgtttaaaatatgctCAAAAGATTTCCTTTTAAGAATGCgtattttagtttactttttttctatcattctcaaaaatagtatttttaaagaaaataattttatcgtaTCGAACAGAAACATTCTCACCGTTTAAGCGTCTTCGTTTAACATCGgcgaacaatttttttctaatcgAAACGGTCTCTAGCGAAAAGTCTTCGTTGATGAAAATATTAGTGCCTTTAAGTCGACTCGATTCTTGTAAAATCTTCACTTTGTCTTTGTATCTTTGGAGCTTGATAATTATTGTCCGAGATCTTCCGTCTGTCTTCTGTCCGGTACGATGTGCACGCTCAATTTCTATGTCTTTAATTCCAAGTTGTTGCTGGAAAAACAAATGAACTTTTTCTTCCGTTTGTCCCCACGTTTCTTTTTTATCTTCGTTTAAGCCATCTATTCGCAAATTATTTCTGCGCGATCGATCTTCAAGCTTACgatgtttatctttaaaaatttcgtTTTCAATTCTTCCATTCTCTAGTTGATTTCTTTGGTGTTCAAAttgttctttaataaatttttcg
This portion of the Hydra vulgaris chromosome 13, alternate assembly HydraT2T_AEP genome encodes:
- the LOC136089782 gene encoding uncharacterized protein LOC136089782, which gives rise to MAITTQEIKKLFKEMFNEFKKEMFSEFKRETEAMFKKHEQTVLDIISGNLKIINERLDGIEKNTNENIVKIKKFEKEIVDMAESLNFNEKFIKEQFEHQRNQLENGRIENEIFKDKHRKLEDRSRRNNLRIDGLNEDKKETWGQTEEKVHLFFQQQLGIKDIEIERAHRTGQKTDGRSRTIIIKLQRYKDKVKILQESSRLKGTNIFINEDFSLETVSIRKKLFADVKRRRLNGENVSVRYDKIIFFKNTIFENDRKKVN